A window of Thunnus thynnus chromosome 17, fThuThy2.1, whole genome shotgun sequence contains these coding sequences:
- the LOC137201011 gene encoding apoptosis regulator BAX-like isoform X2 — MASHPGGGDQGNSKEQILEVGAVLLKDFIYERVQRHGDDNTKVTRAQLGGGELCDPNHKKLAQCLQQIGDELDGNVELQRMINDSSLSPTKEMFMRVAVEIFSDGKFNWGRVVALFYFACRLVIKALVTNVPDIIRTIITWTMDYLREHVINWIRDQGGWEGIRSHFGTPTWQTVGVFLAGVLTTVLVIRKM; from the exons ATGGCATCGCACCCGGGAGGAGGTGATCAAG GAAACAGCAAAGAGCAGATACTGGAAGTAGGAGCTGTTTTGTTAAAGGA CTTCATCTACGAGCGTGTCCAGCGGCATGGAGACGACAATACTAAAGTGACAAGGGCACAGCTGGGTGGAGGAGAGCTGTGTGACCCAAACCACAAGAAGCTTGCCCAGTGCCTGCAGCAGATTGGAGATGAGTTGGATGGAAATGTAGAGCTCCAAAG GATGATAAACGACTCTTCACTCAGTCCCACGAAAGAGATGTTTATGAGAGTCGCCGTCGAGATCTTCTCGGATGGAAAATTCAACTGGGGCAGGGTGGTTGCGCTGTTCTACTTTGCCTGTCGACTCGTCATCAAA GCTCTTGTGACTAATGTTCCTGATATCATCAGAACAATAATCACTTGGACCATGGACTACCTCCGGGAACATGTGATCAACTGGATCAGGGATCAAGGTGGCTGG GAGGGCATTCGCTCCCACTTCGGCACTCCCACATGGCAAACGGTGGGGGTTTTCCTTGCGGGTGTCCTCACCACTGTTCTAGTCATTCGCAAGATGTGA
- the LOC137201011 gene encoding apoptosis regulator BAX-like isoform X1: MASHPGGGDQGSNGNSKEQILEVGAVLLKDFIYERVQRHGDDNTKVTRAQLGGGELCDPNHKKLAQCLQQIGDELDGNVELQRMINDSSLSPTKEMFMRVAVEIFSDGKFNWGRVVALFYFACRLVIKALVTNVPDIIRTIITWTMDYLREHVINWIRDQGGWEGIRSHFGTPTWQTVGVFLAGVLTTVLVIRKM, encoded by the exons ATGGCATCGCACCCGGGAGGAGGTGATCAAGGTAGCAACG GAAACAGCAAAGAGCAGATACTGGAAGTAGGAGCTGTTTTGTTAAAGGA CTTCATCTACGAGCGTGTCCAGCGGCATGGAGACGACAATACTAAAGTGACAAGGGCACAGCTGGGTGGAGGAGAGCTGTGTGACCCAAACCACAAGAAGCTTGCCCAGTGCCTGCAGCAGATTGGAGATGAGTTGGATGGAAATGTAGAGCTCCAAAG GATGATAAACGACTCTTCACTCAGTCCCACGAAAGAGATGTTTATGAGAGTCGCCGTCGAGATCTTCTCGGATGGAAAATTCAACTGGGGCAGGGTGGTTGCGCTGTTCTACTTTGCCTGTCGACTCGTCATCAAA GCTCTTGTGACTAATGTTCCTGATATCATCAGAACAATAATCACTTGGACCATGGACTACCTCCGGGAACATGTGATCAACTGGATCAGGGATCAAGGTGGCTGG GAGGGCATTCGCTCCCACTTCGGCACTCCCACATGGCAAACGGTGGGGGTTTTCCTTGCGGGTGTCCTCACCACTGTTCTAGTCATTCGCAAGATGTGA
- the rps11 gene encoding 40S ribosomal protein S11: MADAQTERAYQKQPTIFQNKKRVLVADGGKETKEKLPRYHKSVGLGFKTPREAIDGTYIDKKCPFTGNVSIRGRILSGVVTKMKMQRTIVIRRDYLHYIRKYNRFEKRHKNLSVHLSPCFRDVTVGDIVTVGECRPLSKTVRFNVLKVTKAAGAKKQFQKF, translated from the exons ATGGCGGATGCACAA ACCGAGAGGGCTTATCAGAAACAGCCCACCATCTTCCAGAACAAGAAGCGTGTTCTGGTCGCTGATGGTGGCAAGGAGACTAAGGAAAAGCTCCCCCGCTACCACAAAAGTGTCGGGCTTGGCTTCAAAACCCCAAGAGAG gctATTGATGGCACTTACATTGACAAGAAATGCCCCTTCACTGGAAATGTCTCCATCCGTGGCCGTATCCTCTCTG GTGTGGTGACCAAAATGAAGATGCAGAGGACCATCGTTATCAGACGTGACTACCTGCATTACATCCGCAAGTACAACCGCTTTGAGAAGAGGCACAAGAAcctctctgtccatctgtcaCCTTGCTTCAG AGACGTCACAGTTGGAGACATTGTGACCGTCGGAGAGTGCCGACCACTCAGCAAGACTGTGAGGTTCAATGTCCTCAAAGTGACAAAGGCTGCTGGAGCCAAGAAGCAGTTCCAGAAGTTTTAA